Proteins from one Gossypium raimondii isolate GPD5lz chromosome 8, ASM2569854v1, whole genome shotgun sequence genomic window:
- the LOC105792444 gene encoding uncharacterized protein LOC105792444, with protein sequence MDPSSLKPSLLKNILVRFLSFGVLIFAVRFAFLVAIRGQSCSVGDDFCLFNVRHTSSVAVQSDKRYIHYYASVFQDLIAYGYLSPNSKSLCIETLTGEEVQALKRIGVLDSVGIPKRASRKLPFKGNTFDFEFSSGLEGYRFPVELGSEICRTLKPGGFLVVHLTAKDAYSFQSFLDLFDCLRLIRSRETDGPDPSTKIQEIVMKKERQKQSSLGNNNNSELRREIIRNAEPLIEQEPLKPWITLKRNIQNIKYLTSMVDISFKRKYVYIDVGARSYASSIGNWFKKQYPKQNKNFEIYGIEADKAFHEEYKAKKSVKLLPYAAWIRNETLFFEITRDPKGKSMGMQRGRGMGRIHPVQSSASYVDDVDKIQGFDLAEWLKSVVGERDFVVMKMDVEGTEFHLMPRLIETGAIYLIDEVFLECHYDRWQKCCPGQRSPKYHNTYRQCLDLFTSLRARGVLVHQWR encoded by the coding sequence ATGGACCCTTCTTCACTGAAACCTAGCCTCCTCAAGAACATCCTTGTACGCTTCCTTTCCTTCGGCGTCCTCATCTTCGCCGTCCGTTTTGCTTTCTTAGTCGCCATCAGGGGCCAATCCTGCTCCGTGGGCGATGACTTCTGCCTCTTCAACGTCCGCCACACGTCTTCCGTTGCCGTCCAATCTGATAAAAGATACATCCATTATTACGCCTCTGTTTTTCAAGACTTGATCGCCTATGGGTATCTTTCTCCCAACTCGAAGTCTCTTTGCATTGAAACCCTGACCGGAGAGGAAGTCCAAGCCTTGAAAAGAATCGGCGTTTTAGATTCCGTCGGGATTCCCAAAAGAGCATCACGGAAACTTCCGTTCAAAGGCAACACCTTTGACTTCGAGTTCTCAAGCGGTTTGGAGGGCTATCGTTTCCCGGTGGAGTTGGGTTCGGAGATTTGCCGGACGCTAAAACCAGGCGGGTTCTTGGTGGTTCACTTGACGGCTAAAGATGCCTATAGTTTTCAATCATTTCTTGATCTGTTTGATTGCTTGAGATTGATCAGGTCTCGTGAAACCGACGGCCCTGATCCTTCTACCAAAATCCAGGAGATTGTGATGAAGAAAGAGAGGCAGAAACAATCATCTCTAGGTAACAACAATAATTCAGAGTTGAGACGCGAAATAATCCGAAATGCGGAGCCTTTGATCGAACAAGAACCCTTAAAACCATGGATCACATTGAAAAGAAACATCCAAAACATCAAATACTTGACTTCAATGGTGGACATTAGTTTCAAACGCAAGTACGTCTACATAGACGTAGGAGCAAGAAGCTACGCATCAAGCATTGGCAACTGGTTCAAGAAACAATACCCGAAACAGAACAAAAACTTCGAAATATACGGCATTGAAGCCGATAAGGCATTTCATGAAGAGTACAAGGCGAAGAAAAGTGTGAAGCTATTGCCTTACGCGGCGTGGATTAGGAACGAGACATTGTTTTTCGAGATAACCAGGGATCCCAAAGGGAAGAGTATGGGAATGCAGCGAGGTAGAGGGATGGGGAGGATACACCCGGTTCAGTCATCAGCTAGCTACGTGGATGATGTGGATAAGATTCAAGGGTTTGATTTAGCAGAGTGGTTGAAGAGTGTGGTGGGCGAGAGAGACTTTGTGGTGATGAAAATGGATGTGGAGGGCACCGAGTTTCATTTGATGCCAAGGTTGATTGAGACCGGAGCAATCTATTTGATCGATGAGGTGTTTTTGGAGTGTCATTATGATAGATGGCAGAAATGTTGTCCTGGACAGAGAAGCCCCAAGTATCACAACACATATCGCCAATGCTTGGACTTGTTTACTTCTTTGAGAGCTAGAGGGGTTCTTGTACATCAATGGCGGTGA
- the LOC105792446 gene encoding uncharacterized protein LOC105792446: MLRSIAKRATLLKPRADSPIIPPLISSQSKLYSSKNAKASHGKSKKGDPKSKTKSKTGGSSSSVASSTGDDFDSAGADDFEAARARRLVEDENDPSLDVGPNGRPLFTSTPSLSLLTRKDCCSYMKFSEKGFNQVLPEGLPTGMVTEFKESMRPALLVRQSFLDLRDNFRRIVDPPMWSSNAKAPKARKQIVLDGPVSCGKSIALAMLVHWARDEGWLVLYAPRGREWSHGGCFYKNSETGFWDTPIQAENVLKDFLKYNESRLQQLPCQIFDPIRLGEGAGVGFMKGVESMALPEGATLYDLVQMGIKYTHAAVGVVVRLRKELSLVKDVPVLIAIDQYNNWFTFSEYEEPVTVRSCRPIHARELAMVNAFRSMMHEDMMVGAFSHSTAVGKLRLDLPDVPVGARVNMPRYSPDEAATVCHYYVRQRLVRREAFSEESWKKVYYLSNGNGAEMRWLLPLMR; this comes from the exons ATGTTGAGGTCCATTGCAAAACGAGCCACGCTCTTAAAGCCACGAGCTGATTCACCTATAATCCCTCCCCTCATCTCTTCCCAATCCAAGCTCTATTCTTCCAAGAACGCAAAGGCCTCCCACGGGAAATCCAAGAAAGGCGATCCCAAGTCCAAGACCAAGTCCAAGACCGGCGGTTCCTCTTCCTCCGTTGCCTCCTCCACTGGTGATGACTTCGATTCTGCCGGCGCCGACGACTTCGAGGCTGCTCGAGCCCGCCGCCTGGTCGAGGACGAGAATGACCCTTCTCTAGATGTGGGTCCCAATGGACGTCCCTTGTTCACTTCCACTCCCTCACTTTCCCTGCTCACTCGGAAAGACTGTTGCTCGTACATGAAGTTCAGTGAGAAGGGATTCAACCAAGTGTTGCCGGAGGGTTTGCCGACGGGAATGGTGACGGAGTTCAAGGAGTCGATGAGGCCGGCACTCCTTGTTCGACAGAGTTTCTTGGATCTTCGTGATAATTTTAGACGCATTGTAGATCCTCCAATGTGGTCTTCTAATGCTAAAG CTCCTAAAGCGAGAAAGCAAATAGTATTGGACGGTCCGGTTAGCTGCGGGAAGAGTATTGCGCTTGCAATGCTTGTGCATTGGGCTCGTGATGAGGGTTGGCTTGTTCTCTATGCTCCTAGAGGTCGTGAATGGTCGCATGGAGGATGTTTCTATAAAAATTCCGAAACAGGTTTTTGGGACACACCTATACAGGCTGAAAATGTCCTCAAG GATTTTCTGAAATACAATGAATCACGCTTGCAACAATTGCCATGCCAAATTTTTGATCCTATTCGATTGGGAGAAGGTGCTGGTGTTGGATTTATGAAAGGAGTTGAGTCCATGGCCCTCCCTGAAGGGGCAACATTGTATGACCTGGTTCAAATGGGAATCAAGTACACACATGCAGCTGTTGGAGTTGTAGTTCGGTTGAGGAAAGAATTATCACTCGTTAAAGATGTCCCTGTGCTTATAGCAATTGACCAG TATAATAATTGGTTTACCTTCAGTGAGTATGAGGAGCCAGTGACTGTCCGTTCTTGTCGACCAATACATGCCAGAGAACTTGCAATG GTGAATGCCTTTAGGTCCATGATGCATGAGGACATGATGGTTGGTGCATTCTCTCATTCAACTGCTGTGGGAAAACTTCGTTTAGATTTGCCAGATGTACCTGTTGGTGCCCGTGTTAACATGCCTCGTTACAGTCCTGATGAGGCAGCAACTGTTTGCCATTACTACGTCAG GCAAAGGCTTGTAAGAAGGGAAGCATTCTCGGAGGAAAGCTGGAAAAAAGTGTACTACTTATCCAACGGAAACGGAGCAGAGATGAGATGGTTACTTCCTTTGATGCGGTAA
- the LOC105792447 gene encoding protein LURP-one-related 7 isoform X2, producing the protein MLEAEVEDAENLAMAHWPIPVDLFVSEKHPSLPRGLLAFADSSGNILFRLNSLSHHPKKTLRILDSAGNPLISIYRHHDGSWQGFKGDDGQKDLIFQVQRVSNKFARTELEVFLVAENHRGELTCDFKVKGCHFQRSCTIYNGDSIVAQTSLMHKLRQIYVSRRKIQLTMFPSFVDPALIVAVVVIFLVNGPKKSKILDKLPVSI; encoded by the exons ATGCTGGAAGCTGAGGTAGAGGATGCAGAGAATTTGGCTATGGCGCATTGGCCTATTCCCGTCGATCTGTTCGTATCCGAGAAGCACCCTTCTCTCCCGCGTGGCCTCCTAGCATTCGCTGATTCTTCCGGCAACATCCTTTTCCGCCTCAACTCTCTATCTCATCACCCCAAAAAGACGCTTCGAATCCTCGATTCCGCCGGAAACCCTCTCATCTCTATCTACCGCCACCAT GATGGGTCTTGGCAAGGTTTTAAGGGTGATGATGGGCAGAAGGATTTGATATTCCAAGTGCAGAGGGTATCCAATAAATTCGCTAGAACTGAGTTGGAGGTATTTCTTGTTGCTGAAAACCACCGGGGAGAGTTAACTTGTGATTTCAAGGTCAAAGGCTGTCATTTCCAAAGATCTTGTACCATCTACAACGGCGATTCTATTGTGGCTCAG ACCAGTCTCATGCACAAGCTTCGGCAGATTTATGTTAGTAGAAGGAAAATTCAACTAACCATGTTTCCTAGCTTTGTTGATCCTGCTTTGATTGTTGCAGTCGTGGTGATATTCTTGGTTAATGGTCCCAAAAAGTCCaaaattttggataaattacCAGTATCGATATGA
- the LOC105792447 gene encoding protein LURP-one-related 7 isoform X1, translating to MLEAEVEDAENLAMAHWPIPVDLFVSEKHPSLPRGLLAFADSSGNILFRLNSLSHHPKKTLRILDSAGNPLISIYRHHFPRSKCTYVSWLKDGSWQGFKGDDGQKDLIFQVQRVSNKFARTELEVFLVAENHRGELTCDFKVKGCHFQRSCTIYNGDSIVAQTSLMHKLRQIYVSRRKIQLTMFPSFVDPALIVAVVVIFLVNGPKKSKILDKLPVSI from the exons ATGCTGGAAGCTGAGGTAGAGGATGCAGAGAATTTGGCTATGGCGCATTGGCCTATTCCCGTCGATCTGTTCGTATCCGAGAAGCACCCTTCTCTCCCGCGTGGCCTCCTAGCATTCGCTGATTCTTCCGGCAACATCCTTTTCCGCCTCAACTCTCTATCTCATCACCCCAAAAAGACGCTTCGAATCCTCGATTCCGCCGGAAACCCTCTCATCTCTATCTACCGCCACCAT TTCCCTAGAAGTAAATGCACGTATGTTTCCTGGTTGAAGGATGGGTCTTGGCAAGGTTTTAAGGGTGATGATGGGCAGAAGGATTTGATATTCCAAGTGCAGAGGGTATCCAATAAATTCGCTAGAACTGAGTTGGAGGTATTTCTTGTTGCTGAAAACCACCGGGGAGAGTTAACTTGTGATTTCAAGGTCAAAGGCTGTCATTTCCAAAGATCTTGTACCATCTACAACGGCGATTCTATTGTGGCTCAG ACCAGTCTCATGCACAAGCTTCGGCAGATTTATGTTAGTAGAAGGAAAATTCAACTAACCATGTTTCCTAGCTTTGTTGATCCTGCTTTGATTGTTGCAGTCGTGGTGATATTCTTGGTTAATGGTCCCAAAAAGTCCaaaattttggataaattacCAGTATCGATATGA
- the LOC105792448 gene encoding uncharacterized protein LOC105792448, translating into MKNVVSRERRMAAATCKKMRTLRSITNSHAYSKTSIILDATKYIDELKHRVERINQDIAMAQNSTCQKSCPVQLRVEAQDKGFLIKVFSERCCGGLLVFLLEAFEELGLDIFQARVSCSEGFLFEAVGVKDDQGSSECLNVQDIKRGVWKAIQNWSNQVKERT; encoded by the exons atgaaGAACGTGGTTTCTAGGGAGCGCAGGATGGCTGCTGCTACCTGTAAGAAGATGCGAACCCTTCGTTCCATCACTAACTCCCATGCg TACAGTAAAACCTCCATCATATTGGATGCAACAAAATACATCGATGAACTGAAGCATAGGGTTGAAAGAATTAATCAAGATATTGCAATGGCACAAAACTCCACTTGCCAGAAGAGTTGTCCTGTG CAACTAAGGGTTGAAGCTCAAGATAAAGGTTTTCTCATCAAGGTGTTCAGCGAAAGATGCTGTGGAGGTCTGCTTGTATTCTTATTGGAAGCCTTTGAAGAGCTGGGTCTTGATATCTTCCAAGCTAGGGTTTCCTGTTCTgaaggttttctttttgaagctGTTGGAGTAAAA GATGACCAAGGATCATCAGAGTGCTTAAATGTTCAAGATATTAAAAGAGGGGTATGGAAAGCTATCCAAAACTGGAGTAATCAAGTTAAGGAGAGAACATGA